Proteins from one Ananas comosus cultivar F153 linkage group 5, ASM154086v1, whole genome shotgun sequence genomic window:
- the LOC109710616 gene encoding atrophin-1 isoform X1, protein MDAFPPGSFGPADPPPPPPPQPHPQQHQHQHQHQYHAQAPLWYHPPPNPPSSSSPSPHHLPPYPHHPQPYPYPSPPLPLPHQWPPPDRHHLPSPPPPPPQPHFPSPYLSAAPYHAPHPPLPPYPHQYPSLSPHPPPPAAAPHLLHVPPPPPQPPHHHLPPPPPPPSSYPLPNQGWANQSWAQNQNQGWEYPDRSLPFNNEEDWAAKAKAWAAANATESHHAQPHNMPIGRVEENNYTYHEQYQLSASHPKEIPHPSLPQSTNQNHTDQQKEVNHLHGTSFISSGSSYGTDGRVPQNAGDEVTVADKDRVASPQRYFGSFRSVYEQEVSYSNSSTPGKEDVLIQGRNSQLTPSLNASSSLQDGFVAPPSAIPVRNPSLEQFHFNHGVQTAKSIADPSNRPLDSNYSHSESVGPVGTVAHDATITTAPHAWTPTGTAGFFPQAPLPPSGTQMDLSVVSQPSLPIHPAPPFGRIPAPSYRPGVPPVPFGVGAGTSLHPASAFPGDINGSFNLPERPKKSAVPNWLREEILKNKSVLAGAAPNHQDGNSFHSVGSEDAEKLFKKADQVDSKSIDSNKSTEDEEDDEDEVEAARTAAINQEIKRVLTEVLMKVTDDLFDEIATKVLNEDDLTVEVHEPTEPADLVDSKVPHSAISTPKASAKILIPVKTADNKDSGRNGDSAQSSPRGDVLGLANYDSDEDDGNDIRSQPSNLITLERTANSSHQQANNGQSSQNVLEGMDKQDVVIKNEEPNGGSHNAEIGKDRSDQPSRSSSVRENDKNSLMQDVSTSCDDLSTHEKSLKRKYSNEALDAVGRKDTIACELTGGDAKNGKSTSGEVHAGESKSISRRTEQVSNKEDSVKEGKDSVVKTGYEVPRGTNPSNCNDSTKVKERIYKKESSKEKPKDRSTRVDVRESDGRSNSKHQDTKVDRKDATKDKREKSKDGTDRKREQAREEKEDRSRRVTKDSARNSSKRSPSPRGRSSKDNSLRGHGSVSSDEPSENSKRRKLQSCRSSLSRSPTRSRNRHVSRSPNSKHSHRRHSPYTSTERRRRSRTPVKRR, encoded by the exons ATGGACGCCTTCCCACCCGGCAGCTTTGGTCCAGccgatcctcctcctcctccaccaccacaaCCGCACCCTCAACAacaccagcaccagcaccaaCACCAATACCACGCGCAAGCCCCTCTCTGGTATCATCCACCTCCAAACCCTCCCTCTTCCTCATCGCCGTCGCCTCACCACCTCCCTCCTTATCCCCACCACCCCCAACCCTACCCCTACCCCTCtcctccccttccccttccccatCAATGGCCTCCTCCCGATCGCCACcacctcccctctcctcctcctcctccgccgcagccCCACTTCCCATCGCCCTATCTCTCCGCCGCCCCCTACCACGCCCCGCACCCTCCGCTCCCGCCTTATCCCCACCAATacccctccctctcccctcaCCCGCCGCCTCCGGCCGCCGCGCCTCATCTCCTCCACgtccccccgccgccgccgcagccgcctcatcatcatcttcctcctccgccgccgccgccttcgtcTTATCCTCTGCCCAATCAG GGATGGGCAAACCAATCTTGGGCTCAAAACCAAAACCAAGGATGGGAATACCCAG ATAGGAGCCTTCCCTTCAATAATGAGGAAGATTGGGCTGCTAAGGCCAAAGCATGGGCAGCTGCTAATGCGACTGAGAGCCATCATGCACAGCCGCACAACATGCCGATTGGTAGAGTGGAAGAGAATAATTATACTTACCACGAGCAGTATCAGTTATCTGCTAGCCATCCAAAAGAAATTCCACATCCATCACTTCCTCAATCAACTAATCAAAACCACACGGATCAACAGAAAGAAGTTAATCATTTGCATGGTACATCATTCATTAGCTCTGGATCATCTTATGGTACTGATGGACGAGTGCCTCAGAATGCTGGAGATGAAGTTACTGTTGCTGATAAAGATCGAGTTGCTTCGCCTCAGAGGTATTTTGGTTCATTTCGCTCCGTCTATGAGCAGGAGGTGTCTTATAGTAATTCTTCTACCCCAG GTAAGGAAGATGTTTTGATCCAAGGCAGGAACTCGCAGCTAACACCGTCTTTGAATGCATCGTCGTCACTTCAAGATGGATTTGTTGCTCCTCCATCTGCTATACCTGTCAGGAATCCATCCCTCGAACAGTTTCATTTCAATCACGGGGTGCAAACTGCCAAGTCGATAGCTGATCCAAGTAACCGTCCGTTGGATTCTAATTATAGTCATAGCGAATCAGTAGGGCCTGTCGGAACAGTGGCTCATGATGCAACAATTACAACAGCTCCTCATGCTTGGACTCCAACTGGGACTGCAGGGTTCTTTCCTCAAGCTCCTCTACCTCCATCCGGAACACAG ATGGATCTTTCTGTTGTATCACAACCTTCCTTACCTATCCACCCTGCGCCGCCCTTTGGGAGGATTCCTGCACCAAGCTATAGGCCTGGCGTTCCTCCTGTACCTTTTGGTGTAGGTGCTGGGACATCCCTTCATCCTGCTTCGGCTTTTCCTGGGGATATTAATGGTTCTTTTAATCTTCCCGAGCGTCCGAAAAAA TCTGCGGTACCTAATTGGCTTCGAgaagaaatattgaaaaataaatctGTTCTTGCTGGTGCGGCACCAAATCACCAGGATGGAAATTCTTTCCATTCTGTTGGATCTGAAGATGCtgaaaaattattcaaaaaggCTGATCAAGTTGACAGCAAGAGCATTGATTCAAATAAGTCCactgaagatgaagaagatgatgag GATGAAGTGGAAGCAGCACGAACAGCGGCGATCAACCAGGAAATAAAACGTGTGTTAACTGAAGTTTTGATGAAG GTTACTGATGATCTTTTTGATGAAATCGCTACCAAAGTTCTAAATGAAGATGATCTGACTGTCGAAG TTCATGAGCCTACTGAGCCTGCTGATCTTGTGGATTCCAAGGTGCCACATTCAGCAATTTCAACACCCAAGGCATCAGCAAAGATTCTGATCCCAGTTAAAACAGCAGATAACAAAGATAGTGGTCGTAATGGAGATTCTGCCCAAAGCTCTCCTAGAGGAGATGTTCTTGGTCTTGCTAATTATGATTCAGATGAGGATGATGGCAATGACATTAGAAGTCAACCCTCAAATTTGATCACTCTGGAGAGAACAGCTAATTCTTCTCATCAGCAGGCAAACAATGGCCAATCTTCCCAAAATGTACTTGAGGGCATGGATAAACAAGATGTGGTGATAAAGAATGAGGAGCCTAATGGAGGATCGCACAATGCTGAGATTGGGAAAGACAGAAGTGACCAACCTTCCCGAAGCAGCAGTGTCAGGGAAAATGACAAAAATTCTCTGATGCAAGATGTCTCAACTTCTTGTGATGATTTGTCAACTCATGAGAAATCACTGAAGAGGAAGTATAGCAATGAAGCTCTGGATGCAGTTGGTAGGAAGGATACTATTGCATGCGAATTAACTGGTGGGGATGCTAAGAATGGGAAATCAACTTCAGGAGAGGTTCATGCTGGAGAATCTAAAAGCATTTCAAGACGTACAGAGCAAGTGAGCAACAAAGAAGATTCTGTTAAAGAGGGGAAGGATAGCGTCGTGAAAACAGGATATGAAGTTCCTAGAGGAACCAATCCAAGCAATTGCAATGATAGCACTAAAGTAAAGGAGAGAATATATAAGAAGGAAAGTTCGAAAGAGAAGCCAAAGGATAGGAGCACTAGGGTAGATGTGAGGGAGTCTGATGGTAGAAGCAATTCAAAACACCAAGATACCAAAGTTGACAGAAAGGATGCCACCaaagataaaagagaaaaaagtaaaGACGGCACTGATAGAAAAAGAGAACAAGCAAGGGAGGAGAAAGAAGATAGATCGAGACGAGTTACAAAGGATTCTGCGAGGAATAGCAGTAAAAGATCTCCATCACCTCGAGGTAGGAGTAGCAAAGATAACTCATTGCGCGGTCATGGGAGTGTTTCAAGTGATGAGCCTTCTGAGAATTCGAAAAGGAG GAAGTTGCAATCATGCAGAAGTAGTTTGTCGCGATCACCTACAAGGTCCAGGAACAG ACATGTTTCGCGGTCTCCAAATAGCAAGCATTCTCACCGCAGGCATTCTCCTTATACTTCTACAGAGAG GCGGCGTAGATCAAGAACGCCGGTCAAAAGGAGATGA
- the LOC109710617 gene encoding uncharacterized protein LOC109710617, whose translation MQQMMMRAYAAGAGAEADSPDAERSLEEDLSLPLLLAERLRKAASDADSFRPECSELGRVADLIAHSLRALIRRLSSSNSNSNSCYSRPARRVAAEASKSLDRGLSLARRCRRRRSSLLRLVAAIATTGSADFRRALALLDASLADLRWLLSIYTTTAAAAATNRNDGGDNSFDGDNNYDDEDDDVDVGVGLSLPPIASTDPILAWVWSCVAAAQMGSRPAKRAEAAASLATLALDSQRNRKVIVEEGAVPPLLSLLRDASSLDAQIAAATALANLAADRDLVSSLLAELSVPVIVQVLSDSPMRLQARLATLAARMAAQDPAAQEEFARENAVRPLVSLLSFEVPLDDPALSTAPPRRATSIHSLVRINRESNSTNPAAASSSSNGSGTGGSGSGSGRGGYYYHHQHHRKERENESPEVKLQLKVACAEALWMLSRGCASNSRKITETKGLLCLAKLIETEKGELQHNCLMTVVEIAAVAESDAELRRSAFKLNSPAAKAVVEQLLRVAQKGSSASLQIAAVRAIGSLARTFPAREARVMKPLVEQLGHWNPDVAAAAAVALGKFAGPENFLHVEHCKAIIEFGCVPPLMRLLRPGEKTQLPGLVLLCYLALDVPSNEALERAKALGTLESVSCSAVAQSPSLKELIPKAIYQLELFRAGVHPRIPIGPDAV comes from the coding sequence ATGCAGCAGATGATGATGAGAGCGTACGCGGCCGGGGCCGGGGCCGAGGCCGACTCCCCCGACGCGGAGCGCAGCCTGGAGGAGGACCTCTCGCTCCCGCTCCTCCTGGCCGAGCGCCTCCGCAAGGCAGCCTCCGACGCGGATTCCTTCAGGCCCGAGTGCTCCGAACTCGGCCGCGTCGCCGACCTCATCGCCCACTCCCTCCGCGCCCTCATCCGCCGcctctcctcctccaactccaaTTCCAACTCTTGCTACTCCCGCCCCGCCCGCCGCGTCGCAGCCGAGGCCTCCAAATCCCTCGACCGTGGCCTCTCCCTCgcccgccgctgccgccgccgccgctcctccctcctccgccttGTCGCCGCCATCGCCACCACCGGCTCCGCCGACTTCCgccgcgccctcgccctcctcgaCGCCTCCCTCGCCGACCTCCGCTGGCTCCTCTCCATCTacaccaccaccgccgccgccgccgccaccaacCGTAACGACGGCGGCGACAATAGCTTCGACGGCGACAATAACtacgacgacgaagacgacgacgtcGACGTCGGCGTGGGGCTTAGCCTCCCGCCCATCGCGAGCACCGACCCGATCCTGGCCTGGGTGTGGTCGTGCGTGGCCGCCGCGCAGATGGGCTCCCGCCCCGCCAAGCGAGCCGAGGCCGCCGCCTCCCTGGCCACGCTCGCCCTCGACAGCCAGCGCAACCGCAAGGTCATCGTCGAGGAGGGCGCCGTGCCCCcgctcctctccctcctccgcgACGCCTCCTCCCTCGACGCCCAGATCGCAGCCGCCACCGCCCTTGCCAACCTCGCCGCCGACCGCGACCTCGTCTCCTCCCTCTTGGCCGAGCTCTCCGTCCCCGTCATCGTTCAGGTGCTGTCGGACTCCCCCATGAGGCTCCAGGCCCGGCTGGCCACGCTGGCTGCCCGCATGGCCGCCCAGGACCCCGCCGCGCAGGAGGAATTCGCCAGGGAGAACGCCGTCCGCCCCctcgtctccctcctctccttcgaGGTCCCCCTCGACGACCCCGCACTCTCCACCGCCCCTCCCAGGAGGGCCACGAGCATCCACTCCTTGGTCAGAATCAATCGGGAGTCAAATTCCACCaaccccgccgccgcctcctcctcctccaatggCAGCGGCaccggcggcagcggcagcggcagcggcagggGCGGGTACTACTACCACCACCAGCACCACCGCAAGGAGCGCGAGAACGAGAGCCCCGAGGTGAAGCTCCAGCTCAAGGTCGCCTGCGCCGAGGCCCTCTGGATGCTCTCCCGCGGCTGCGCCTCCAACAGCCGCAAAATCACCGAGACCAAAGGCCTGCTCTGCCTCGCCAAGCTGATCGAGACGGAGAAAGGCGAGCTCCAGCACAACTGCCTCATGACCGTTGTGGAGATCGCCGCCGTGGCGGAGTCCGACGCCGAGCTCCGCCGCTCAGCCTTCAAGCTGAATTCTCCGGCCGCCAAGGCGGTCGTGGAGCAGCTCCTCCGTGTTGCGCAGAAGGGAAGCAGCGCCTCCCTCCAGATTGCGGCCGTGAGGGCTATCGGGTCTCTGGCTCGCACTTTCCCTGCTCGCGAGGCTCGGGTCATGAAGCCGCTGGTGGAACAGCTCGGTCATTGGAACCCCGACGTCGCCGCAGCGGCGGCCGTCGCGCTGGGCAAGTTTGCTGGCCCTGAGAATTTTCTCCATGTGGAGCATTGCAAGGCTATCATTGAGTTTGGATGCGTGCCGCCGTTGATGAGGTTGTTGCGGCCGGGCGAGAAGACCCAATTGCCAGGGCTGGTTTTGCTGTGTTATCTCGCGCTGGATGTGCCCAGCAATGAAGCTCTAGAGCGCGCCAAAGCACTGGGGACTCTCGAATCGGTCAGCTGTTCCGCGGTGGCACAGAGCCCTTCTTTGAAAGAGCTGATTCCAAAAGCCATTTACCAGCTCGAGCTTTTCCGCGCTGGAGTGCATCCCCGTATCCCTATAGGGCCTGATGCCGTGTGA
- the LOC109710616 gene encoding atrophin-1 isoform X2, whose protein sequence is MDAFPPGSFGPADPPPPPPPQPHPQQHQHQHQHQYHAQAPLWYHPPPNPPSSSSPSPHHLPPYPHHPQPYPYPSPPLPLPHQWPPPDRHHLPSPPPPPPQPHFPSPYLSAAPYHAPHPPLPPYPHQYPSLSPHPPPPAAAPHLLHVPPPPPQPPHHHLPPPPPPPSSYPLPNQGWANQSWAQNQNQGWEYPDRSLPFNNEEDWAAKAKAWAAANATESHHAQPHNMPIGRVEENNYTYHEQYQLSASHPKEIPHPSLPQSTNQNHTDQQKEVNHLHGTSFISSGSSYGTDGRVPQNAGDEVTVADKDRVASPQRYFGSFRSVYEQEVSYSNSSTPGKEDVLIQGRNSQLTPSLNASSSLQDGFVAPPSAIPVRNPSLEQFHFNHGVQTAKSIADPSNRPLDSNYSHSESVGPVGTVAHDATITTAPHAWTPTGTAGFFPQAPLPPSGTQMDLSVVSQPSLPIHPAPPFGRIPAPSYRPGVPPVPFGVGAGTSLHPASAFPGDINGSFNLPERPKKSAVPNWLREEILKNKSVLAGAAPNHQDGNSFHSVGSEDAEKLFKKADQVDSKSIDSNKSTEDEEDDEDEVEAARTAAINQEIKRVLTEVLMKVTDDLFDEIATKVLNEDDLTVEVHEPTEPADLVDSKVPHSAISTPKASAKILIPVKTADNKDSGRNGDSAQSSPRGDVLGLANYDSDEDDGNDIRSQPSNLITLERTANSSHQQANNGQSSQNVLEGMDKQDVVIKNEEPNGGSHNAEIGKDRSDQPSRSSSVRENDKNSLMQDVSTSCDDLSTHEKSLKRKYSNEALDAVGRKDTIACELTGGDAKNGKSTSGEVHAGESKSISRRTEQVSNKEDSVKEGKDSVVKTGYEVPRGTNPSNCNDSTKVKERIYKKESSKEKPKDRSTRVDVRESDGRSNSKHQDTKVDRKDATKDKREKSKDGTDRKREQAREEKEDRSRRVTKDSARNSSKRSPSPRGRSSKDNSLRGHGSVSSDEPSENSKRRKLQSCRSSLSRSPTRSRNR, encoded by the exons ATGGACGCCTTCCCACCCGGCAGCTTTGGTCCAGccgatcctcctcctcctccaccaccacaaCCGCACCCTCAACAacaccagcaccagcaccaaCACCAATACCACGCGCAAGCCCCTCTCTGGTATCATCCACCTCCAAACCCTCCCTCTTCCTCATCGCCGTCGCCTCACCACCTCCCTCCTTATCCCCACCACCCCCAACCCTACCCCTACCCCTCtcctccccttccccttccccatCAATGGCCTCCTCCCGATCGCCACcacctcccctctcctcctcctcctccgccgcagccCCACTTCCCATCGCCCTATCTCTCCGCCGCCCCCTACCACGCCCCGCACCCTCCGCTCCCGCCTTATCCCCACCAATacccctccctctcccctcaCCCGCCGCCTCCGGCCGCCGCGCCTCATCTCCTCCACgtccccccgccgccgccgcagccgcctcatcatcatcttcctcctccgccgccgccgccttcgtcTTATCCTCTGCCCAATCAG GGATGGGCAAACCAATCTTGGGCTCAAAACCAAAACCAAGGATGGGAATACCCAG ATAGGAGCCTTCCCTTCAATAATGAGGAAGATTGGGCTGCTAAGGCCAAAGCATGGGCAGCTGCTAATGCGACTGAGAGCCATCATGCACAGCCGCACAACATGCCGATTGGTAGAGTGGAAGAGAATAATTATACTTACCACGAGCAGTATCAGTTATCTGCTAGCCATCCAAAAGAAATTCCACATCCATCACTTCCTCAATCAACTAATCAAAACCACACGGATCAACAGAAAGAAGTTAATCATTTGCATGGTACATCATTCATTAGCTCTGGATCATCTTATGGTACTGATGGACGAGTGCCTCAGAATGCTGGAGATGAAGTTACTGTTGCTGATAAAGATCGAGTTGCTTCGCCTCAGAGGTATTTTGGTTCATTTCGCTCCGTCTATGAGCAGGAGGTGTCTTATAGTAATTCTTCTACCCCAG GTAAGGAAGATGTTTTGATCCAAGGCAGGAACTCGCAGCTAACACCGTCTTTGAATGCATCGTCGTCACTTCAAGATGGATTTGTTGCTCCTCCATCTGCTATACCTGTCAGGAATCCATCCCTCGAACAGTTTCATTTCAATCACGGGGTGCAAACTGCCAAGTCGATAGCTGATCCAAGTAACCGTCCGTTGGATTCTAATTATAGTCATAGCGAATCAGTAGGGCCTGTCGGAACAGTGGCTCATGATGCAACAATTACAACAGCTCCTCATGCTTGGACTCCAACTGGGACTGCAGGGTTCTTTCCTCAAGCTCCTCTACCTCCATCCGGAACACAG ATGGATCTTTCTGTTGTATCACAACCTTCCTTACCTATCCACCCTGCGCCGCCCTTTGGGAGGATTCCTGCACCAAGCTATAGGCCTGGCGTTCCTCCTGTACCTTTTGGTGTAGGTGCTGGGACATCCCTTCATCCTGCTTCGGCTTTTCCTGGGGATATTAATGGTTCTTTTAATCTTCCCGAGCGTCCGAAAAAA TCTGCGGTACCTAATTGGCTTCGAgaagaaatattgaaaaataaatctGTTCTTGCTGGTGCGGCACCAAATCACCAGGATGGAAATTCTTTCCATTCTGTTGGATCTGAAGATGCtgaaaaattattcaaaaaggCTGATCAAGTTGACAGCAAGAGCATTGATTCAAATAAGTCCactgaagatgaagaagatgatgag GATGAAGTGGAAGCAGCACGAACAGCGGCGATCAACCAGGAAATAAAACGTGTGTTAACTGAAGTTTTGATGAAG GTTACTGATGATCTTTTTGATGAAATCGCTACCAAAGTTCTAAATGAAGATGATCTGACTGTCGAAG TTCATGAGCCTACTGAGCCTGCTGATCTTGTGGATTCCAAGGTGCCACATTCAGCAATTTCAACACCCAAGGCATCAGCAAAGATTCTGATCCCAGTTAAAACAGCAGATAACAAAGATAGTGGTCGTAATGGAGATTCTGCCCAAAGCTCTCCTAGAGGAGATGTTCTTGGTCTTGCTAATTATGATTCAGATGAGGATGATGGCAATGACATTAGAAGTCAACCCTCAAATTTGATCACTCTGGAGAGAACAGCTAATTCTTCTCATCAGCAGGCAAACAATGGCCAATCTTCCCAAAATGTACTTGAGGGCATGGATAAACAAGATGTGGTGATAAAGAATGAGGAGCCTAATGGAGGATCGCACAATGCTGAGATTGGGAAAGACAGAAGTGACCAACCTTCCCGAAGCAGCAGTGTCAGGGAAAATGACAAAAATTCTCTGATGCAAGATGTCTCAACTTCTTGTGATGATTTGTCAACTCATGAGAAATCACTGAAGAGGAAGTATAGCAATGAAGCTCTGGATGCAGTTGGTAGGAAGGATACTATTGCATGCGAATTAACTGGTGGGGATGCTAAGAATGGGAAATCAACTTCAGGAGAGGTTCATGCTGGAGAATCTAAAAGCATTTCAAGACGTACAGAGCAAGTGAGCAACAAAGAAGATTCTGTTAAAGAGGGGAAGGATAGCGTCGTGAAAACAGGATATGAAGTTCCTAGAGGAACCAATCCAAGCAATTGCAATGATAGCACTAAAGTAAAGGAGAGAATATATAAGAAGGAAAGTTCGAAAGAGAAGCCAAAGGATAGGAGCACTAGGGTAGATGTGAGGGAGTCTGATGGTAGAAGCAATTCAAAACACCAAGATACCAAAGTTGACAGAAAGGATGCCACCaaagataaaagagaaaaaagtaaaGACGGCACTGATAGAAAAAGAGAACAAGCAAGGGAGGAGAAAGAAGATAGATCGAGACGAGTTACAAAGGATTCTGCGAGGAATAGCAGTAAAAGATCTCCATCACCTCGAGGTAGGAGTAGCAAAGATAACTCATTGCGCGGTCATGGGAGTGTTTCAAGTGATGAGCCTTCTGAGAATTCGAAAAGGAG GAAGTTGCAATCATGCAGAAGTAGTTTGTCGCGATCACCTACAAGGTCCAGGAACAG GTAA